The window GCGCTCGAGAATGGCGTCGACGTGGCGGTGTCGTCGTGGAGCCGCGTGGCGCCGAACACCCTGCCGGCGATGGCCAAGGCCGGCGGCAACTACCTCTCGTCGCAGCTGATCGTGATGGAGGCGGTGCGCCACGGCCATGCCGAGGGCATCGCGCTCGATGTCAACGGCAACCTGAGCGAAGGCTCGGGCGAGAACCTGTTCGTAATCCGCGACGGCGTGATCTACACCCCGCCGGTCACGGCCGCGCTGCTGCCGGGCATCACGCGCGCCTCGGTGATCACGCTGGCGCGCACCCTGGGCTACGAGGTGCGCGAGCAGAACCTGCCGCGCGAGGTGCTGTACCTCGCCGACGAAGTGTTCTTCACCGGCACCGCCGCCGAGGTCTCACCCATCCGCTCGATCGATGGCATTACGATCGGCGCGGGCAAGCGCGGGCCGATCACCACCGCCATCCAGAATGCCTTCTTTGGCCTCTTCAACGGCGCGACCGAAGATCGTTGGGGCTGGCTGGACTACGTGTGACACGGTGACACGGTGACACGGTGACACCTAGATTTGGCCCCAATTGATGGCGATGTGCTGGGGCCGTAGGCGCACATCCAAGCTACGGGCGAGATTGCGGACGCGTGGGGCGCGTTGGTTCAGCACCACTTCCACAATCCGCCCACGGGCATTGTGGACGAGAAAGCCGCTGATATGGAAGATATCGCGCACCATCCGTTTGAGGCCATAGCGGCGCAGCTTGGGCTCGTGATCGCTCAGCCACTGGCGCGCCCAGACGATCACGTTATGGGCCAGGCTGCCCAGCAGCGTGAGCATCTGTTGCGCGGCGAACCGCTTCTTGCTCCGTTTCGTCAGGCCGATGCCCTGCTTGTCGTCCTTGAAGCTCGTCTCGACCCCACCACCACGCATGTCGTAGCACTGCACATACGCCAGCAGTACCGCCTGATGGTCCAAGACCTGCGCCTGGGGCTGGTTCGTTTCGGCAATCACATCAGCCGCCAGCAGGGTCGTGATGATCACCGCATACTCCCACTGCCCGTTCTTCTGCTTCCAGCGGACGGCGATCCGCCCGACCGGACGCACGTATTCGGGCGCGGGCGTCGCCACCCACCCGACCTGGCGTCCTGCGATCTGCGGGTCATCGATCCATTCCGTCACGCTCACGCCCAGCTTGCGCGCCCGCTGGCGCGAGTAATCTTTGGTGAGGATGTGATAGCCGCGCGCCAACGCCCAGTTGATGTCGTCGATACTGCCGCCGCCCGAGTCGATGCGCAGGATGGTGCGCTGGCGTTTGGCCTCGTCCAGCTCCAGCACTTGCTCGGCCGCGTTGACCAGGGGATCAGCGCTTTGGTCAGCCCGACCGTGCCCGCAAAGAGTTGATCGGTCACAATCTCACCATAGCGACTGGCCAGCACGCGCCCGAGCTGGCGCCCGCGGCGGTTGCGCTGGTTGGCGAAATAGCCTTTGGTGGCCAGCGCGGCTTTCGAGCCACAGGGCATGCCGCTCAGATCGACATCCAGCAATTGGTACTGGCGGGCGTAGGCATGCCGATAGCCCCGGCTGTGCTGGCGATAGATGATGGTCAGTGCCGCCGTCAACTGCTGCACGTTGGTCGCGGTGCAGGCGTTCAATGTCGCCTGAATGCTCGATTGCTCGGCACAGGCCTCCCGGCCAAACGCCTCCTGCAAGGCGCGATCGCTCCGCAGCAGCGTATTGGCCTCCACGATGCCGTGGGCACCGGCCAGAATGGTGACCAAGGCATCAGTCAGTTTGTCCATGGGCGTATGGATGACCGTCTTCTGCACAATCTTCACCTGTTCCCGCACCGGCACCAAGAAATCGATCTGCCGCAGATACAGCCCCAATGCAGCCAGCGATGCGACAGGCGTAAAGGTCGTGGTCGGCGCCGTGGTAGACGGGCCATGATGAGCCTCCTTTTTCGTGACGGTGAAATCCCGAAAAGGTATGGCTCATCATGCATTTTTCTGCAACCGCATTACGCCCAGCGGCATCGTGTCGCCAATTGGAGCCAAAACTAGGTGACAAGATGGCAAGATGACAAGGTGACAAGATGGCAAGATGGCAAGGTGACCAGATGGCACGGTGACCAGATGACCAGATGGCAAGATGGCAAGATGGCACGGTGACCAGATGGCACGGTGACCAGATGACCAGATGCTTTGATGCAGGAGAAGACGATGAGCAAGAAGATAATGAATCATAGTGATCTCGAGGTTTACCAACGATCCTTCGATATTGCTATGCGCATCTTCGAGTCGTCGAAATCTTTCCCTAAAGCAGAGACTTACTCTCTCACCGATCAGATTCGTCGCTCGTCACGTTCAGTTTGCGCGAATCTTGCTGAGGCATGGCGCAAGCGTCGTTATGAGAAGGCCTTCATCAGTAAGCTCTCCGATTCCGAAAGCGAGGCGGCCGAGACCCAAGTCTGGCTGTCTTTCTGCCATAGATGCGGCTATATGCAGCGCGATGAGGCAAAAGAGCTGTATGAAGCGTACAATCAGGTTATTCGTACGCTCGTTGGCATGATCAATCACCCGCAAACATGGATCATTGGCGGCGAGAGTAAGGCGATCTACGAAGAACAGGCGTCCTACGGCGACCCATTCTAGAATTGATGCTCAGGATCATCGGGTCACCCGGTCACCCGGTCATCGTGCCACCCGGTCATCGTGTCACCTCGTAACCTGACAAGATGACAAGATGACAAGATGGCCTTCGGGATAGAATAGGCATCGGGTCACCCGGTCATCGTGTCACCCGGTCATCGTGTCACCGCGTAACCTGACACGATGACAAGCTGACAAGATGGCCTTCGGGACAGAATAGGCATCGGGTCACCCGGTCATCGTGTCACCGCGTAACCTGACAAGATGACAAGATGACAAGATGGCTTTCGGGACAGACTAGGCATCGGGTCACCCGGTCATCGTGTCACCTGGTCATCTGGTCACCGCGTAACCTGACAAGATGACAAGATGACAAGATGGCTTTCGGGACAGACTAGGCATCGGGTCACCCGGTCATCGTGTCACCTGGTCATCTGGTCACCGCGTAACCTGACAAGATGACAAGATGGCTTTCGGGACAGAATAGGCATCGGGTCACCCAGTCATCGTGTCACCGCGTAACCTGACAAGATGACAAGATGGCCTTCGGGATAGAATAGGCATCGTGTCACCCGGTCATCGTGTCACCTGGTCATCTGGTCACCTCGTAACCTGACAAGATGACAAGATGACAAGATGGCCTTTGGGACAGAATAGGCATCGGGTCACCCGGTCATCGTGTCACCGCGTAACCTGACAAGATGACAAGATGACAAGATGGCTTTCGGGACAGAATAGGCATCGGGTCACCCAGTCATCGTGTCATCGTGTCATCGTGTCATCGTGTCATCGTGTCATCGTGTCAAGTTTCTTAGGAGCAACATTTTCATGTCCACACCAACGACCCTCTTCGAGAAGATCTGGCAAACCCACATCGTGCGGCCCGAAACGCCCGAGACGCCGGCGGTGCTGTATATCGATCTGCACCTGATCCACGAGGTCACGTCGCCGCAGGCCTTCACCGAGCTGCGCCAGCGCGGCCTGAAGGTGCGCCGGCCCGACCATACCCTGGCCACGATGGATCACTCGACGCCGACCACGCCGCGCGGCGCCGATGGGATCATTCCGGTGCTGGATGCCCAGGCCGCCGCCCAACTCAACCAGCTCGAGCGCAACTGCAGCGAGTTCGGCATCCCGCTGTTCGCACTTGGCAGCGATAAGCAGGGCATTGTGCATGTGATCGGCCCCGAGCAAGGGCTGACCCAGCCGGGTATGACGATCGTCTGCGGCGATAGCCACACCAGCACGCATGGCGCGTTCGGCGCGCTGGCCTTCGGCATCGGCACCTCCGAGGTGGCGCACGTGCTCGCCAGCCAGTGCCTGATCCAGAACAAGCCCAAAACCATGGCCATCCGCGTCGACGGCCGCCTGCAGAAGGGCGTCACCGCCAAGGATATCATCCTGGCGATCATCGCCAAGATCGGCGTCGGCGGCGGCACTGGCCACGTGGTCGAATACATGGGCGAGGCTATCGGCGCGCTGAGCATGGAAGAGCGCATGACCATCTGCAATATGTCGATCGAGGGCGGCGCGCGCGCCGGGCTGGTCGCGCCCGACGAAACCACCTTCAGCTATATTGCCGGCCGGCCCTACGCGCCGCAGGGTGCCGCCTGGGAGGCCGCGCTGGCACAGTGGCGCAGGCTGCCCAGCGACGCAGGCGCAACTTACGATGCCGAGGTGACGCTCGACGCCAACACGCTCACGCCCATGATTACCTACGGCACCAACCCCGGCATGGGCGTGCCGATCACCGGCAACGTGCCCGACCCCAGCGCGCTGAGCGACCCCAGCCAGCGCGTGGCGCTCGACAAGGCGCTGCGCTACATGGATCTGCGCCCCGGCCAGCCTATGCTCGGCCAGAAGATCGATGTCGTATTCCTGGGCAGCTGCACCAACTCGCGCATCAGCGACCTGCGCCAGGCCGCTGCGCTGATCAAGGGCCGCAAGGTCGCCGACAGCGTGCGCATGATGGTCGTCCCCGGCAGCCAGCAGGTCAAGCGCCAGGCCGAGGCCGAGGGGCTGCACGTGATCTTTAAGGAAGCCGGTGCCGAGTGGCGCGAGGCGGGCTGCAGCATGTGCCTTGCGATGAATGGGGAGGATATTTTACGCTCCGGGCAATATGCGCTATCGACCTCTAATAGAAATTTTGAAGGTCGACAGGGGCCTGGCGGCCGTACATTTCTGGCCAGCCCGATTACCGCGGCCGCCTCGGCTATCGCCGGCGCAATCGCCGACCCGCGCGAGCTGATGAAGTAGGAGAGAGAAGCATGGATCCGATCACGACCTTCACCGCGCAGATCGTCGCGCTGCCGCTCGAGAATATCGACACCGACCAGATCATCCCGGCCAAGTACCTCAAGGTGACCGACAAGTCGGGCCTGGGCGAAGGCCTGTTCTACGCCTGGCGCTACAACGCCGACGGCAGCCCCAAGCCCGATTTCGTGCTGAACCGGCCCGACGTGCAGCATGCCGAGCTGCTAATAGCCGGCAACAACTTCGGCTGCGGCTCGTCGCGCGAGCACGCGCCCTGGGCCTTGCAGGGCTACGGTTTCAAGGCGGTGATCAGCACCTACTTCGCCGACATCTTCCGCAACAACGCGCTCAAAAACGGCCTGCTGCCGATCCAGGTCGACACTGAGACCTACTACCAGCTGGTGAGCCTGTTCGATGAGGATCCGTCCACCAGCGTGACGGTCGACCTGGCCAACCAGCAGGTGATCCTGCCCGGCGGCCAGGCGGTCGGCTTCCCGATCGACGGCTTCGCCAAGCACTGCCTGCTCAACGGCGTCGATCAGCTGGGCTTCCTGCTGAGCGAAGAGGCCGGTATCGCGGCCTACGAGGCAGCCATGCCCGCGCGCGTCGCGACAGTGCGTTAGCGCCATGGCACGACGTATTATTTCAGGCAGCCGCTACCTGATCATCATCGCAGTAGTGGTGATCGTGCTACTCGCCACGGCGCTGCTGGTGTATGGCGCGGCCCAGACCTACACCCTACTCACGAGCATCGCCTCTGGCAGCGCCGGCAAGGGCACCAAGGCGATCGTGCTGGCCGCGATCGAGCTGGTCGACCTGATGCTGCTGGCTACAGTGCTGTATGTCATGGCCGTCGGGCTGTACGAGCTATTCATCGACGATGAGCTGCCGCTGCCGGCCTGGCTCGAGATTCACAATCTCGACGACCTGAAAGACAAGCTGATCGGCGTGGTGGTGCTGGTGATGGCGGTGCTGTTTCTGGGCCAGCTGATCGGCTGGGACGGCCAGCGCGACCTGCTGGGCTTTGGCGGCGCGACGGCGCTGGTGATCGCCGCGCTGACCTATTTCTCGAGCCAGAAGAAGGCCAAGAAGAGTACCGCTCTGCCGAAGGCAGAAACGCCAACGACAAAGCCATGAAAAGAACACGAGGATCTCATGCACGCTGTGATTACGCTCTTGCCCGGCGACGGCATCGGGCCGGATGTCGTGGCCGAGGGCGTCAAGGCGCTCCAGGCGGTGGGCAAGCGCTACGGCCATAGCTTCGAGCTGCGCCAGGCGCTGCTGGGCGGCTGCGCGATCGACGCGACCGGCACGGCGCTGCCGGAAGAGACGCTGACGATCGCGCAGGCATCCGACGCGGTGCTGCTCGGCGCGGTAGGCGGCCCCAAGTGGGACAACCCCGAGGCCAAGGTGCGCCCCGAGCAGGGGCTGCTCGGCATCCGCAAAGCGCTCGGCCTGTATGCAAACCTGCGCCCGGTGGTGCTGCACCCGCGCCTGATCGCCGCCTCGCCGCTGCGCCCCGAGCGCCTGCAGGGCGTCGATCTGCTGGTGGTGCGCGAGCTGACCGGCGGGATCTACTTTGGCGAGAAGCGCCGCGAGACGCGCGATGACGGCCAGGAGTGGGCGCTCGACACCTGTACCTACACCACCGGCGAGATCGAGCGAGTGGTGCGCACAGCGGCCGAGCTGGCGCGCGGCCGCCGCGGCAAGCTTACCTCGGTCGATAAGGCCAATGTGATCGAGACCTCGCGGCTGTGGCGCAGCGTGACCGCGCGTGTGATGCGCGAGGAGTTCCCCGATCTGCAGCTCGAGCATATTCTGGTCGACGCCTGCGCGATGTACCTGATCAGCCGGCCGGCCAGCTTCGACGTAATCGTCACCGAGAATATGTTTGGCGACATCCTGACCGACGAGGCCTCGATGCTGGCCGGCTCGATGGGCATGCTGCCGTCGGCCTCGCTTGGCGCGGCGGCGGGTAGCGGCCGCACACGCATGGGCCTGTACGAGCCGATCCACGGCTCGGCGCCTGATATCGCCGGCAAGGGTATTGCCAACCCGCTGGCCACCATCCTGAGCGTGGCGCTGATGCTGCGCTACTCGTTCGGGCTGGCGGCCGAGGCCGCAGCGCTTGAGGCTGCGGTGTACGCCGCAGTCGATGCGGGCTATGTCACCAGCGACATCGCGGCGCCGGGCGAGCGCACCTACAGCACCAGCGAAGTTGGCAGCGCGGTGGCGCTGCAGCTGGCCGGCGCTTAGCGCCGCTGGGGCCAGGCTCGGCGCGCCGCCCCCACATACTGTGCTTCGGATGGAATCGCTGGCCGGCGCTATGGAGCACATCCGCAACACACGGAATCAGGCCAGCCGGGTAAACCCTATGGAGATCGAGCTCAACCCGTACGATCCAGCTGCACTCACGCCGATCAGCGAGCATCAGGCGGTTGAATTTTGGTGCATCGCCCGGCCAGGCAGCCTGCTGGTGCTCGAGGTCGGCGGCCAGCCGCTCGCGCCATTCCTACGGCCGGGTGAGCCGGCCTGGCGCTGGCGCTGGAACCCCGGCACTGCCACCGGCCTGCACCAACTCGAACTGCTGGTGCGCGACGCCGGCGGCGCCGAGCTGCGCGCCAGCTGGGCGTTGCGCGTGCTCACGCGCAAGATCGACCAGGAGCGCTACGAGGCGCTGATCGACGACCTGCAGCGCGTAGCCTACCGCCTGGTCGCCACGCTGGCCGGGGCCGGGGCCGAGGGCGCGACGCTCGAGCCGGGCGAGCCATGGCAGCACAGCCCGCTCGAGTCGTACTACCTGCTATTCGAGGCCCGGCTCGACACATTCGTGCAGGCGGTGCGTCGCATTGCCGCGCGCCCGCGCGAGCAGCTGCAGGCCACACGCGGGCGCGCGCCGCTGGGCCAGGCCGGCACCATCGACGATCAGGCCATCGCCGAGCTGCCGCGCGGCCAGTTCGACCCGGCCCCGGCCGAGGTGGCCGCCGAGCTACAGGCGGCACTGCGGCCTGCCGGCGGCGCGCTGCCACGCGATCTGGCCACCACCCACGGCCGGCCCAGCACCGATACCTACGAGCATCGGCTGCTCAAACAGCTGCTGGCGCAGCTGGCGCGGCGGGCGCGCTTTGTGGGCGGGCTGGCCACGCGCGCCGCCGCCCGGCTGGCCGCCAACGAGGCCTACACCGGCGCGCCAAGTACCCGCCGGCTGCGCGCCGAGCAGATCGCCCAGGGCTGCGCGGCCGCCACACGCACGCTGCAACAGCTGCGCGCGCTGCCATTCCTGGCCGAAGTGCGCGCGCTGCCGGCATTCCACGGCCCCACAGCGCTATTGCAGCGCGACGCATCCTACCGCGAGGTGTACCGCATGTGGCAGGCGCTGCGCCGCGAGCCACGGCTGGCCTGCGATAGCCCGCTGTTCAGCCTGCCGATCGCCGATCTGCCGCACCTGTACGAGGTCTGGTGTGCGCTCGAGCTGGCCCAGGCGCTGCTGGCGCTTGGCGGCGAGGTGCGTGAACAATCGCTGGTGGCCGAGCGTGGATCGCGCGACGACAACGAGCTGGAATATGTAGTTGCACTCAACGAGCGCAGCCCACTGCTGGTGATCGCGCGCGGCGAGCAGACGCTGAGCCTGCGCTACCAGCCGCGCTACCGGCCCGCGCGCGGAGCGGCACAGCAGGCTGGGCAGCTGTACGCACTCGACCGCTACACGCACGTGCCCGACCTGGCGATCGAGCTGCGGGGCGGCGATCGAGCCGCGCGCGTGCTGCTGCTCGACGCCAAGTATCGGGCCGAGCCGGCCGGCCACGGCGTGCCGCCCGACGCACTGGCCGATGCCTACACCTACCTGGGCGCGATCGGCAGCGGCGGCCGGCGCGCCACACTCGGCGCGCTGATCCTCTACCCCGGCACCGGCCCGCACGAGCGCTTCGCCAGCGGCGTGGGAACGATCGCGCTGCTGCCCGGCCACACCGGCCCGCTCGCGGCCCTGCTCACCGACTGGCTACCTTCGTAAAGTCGAAAAAACTCTTTACAAAGTGGTCACATTTTCCCCCGTAATAGCGATCCGGCCCTTGAAAAGTAATAAAACATATGATATAGTAGCGGCTAAGGTTTGGTCCCCGCGAATTGCCCTGGATGCTTTGCCCGCTGCAAGCGCACTCCCGAGAGCTTGTCGTTAACCCAAACCCCCGTTCAGTTACTGGTTTCAGGAGTGGATCGGAGTCGATCCAAAGGAGCATGGCGAGCGATGAGCTACGCTGACAAAACGTTAACGTGCCGGGACTGTGGCACGCAGTTCGTCTTCACGGCGGGTGAGCAGGAGTTTTATGCGCAGAAGGGCTTCACCAACGAGCCCACGCGCTGCCCCTCCTGCCGGCAGGCGCGCAAGCAGGGCGGTGGCCGAAGCAGCGGCGGCTACGGTGATCGGGACAGCTATGGCGGTGGCGGTGGCTACAGCGATCGGGACAGCTACGGCGGTGGCGGTGGCTACAGCAGCCGGCGCAGCAGCGGCGGCGCCAGCCGCGGCGGCGGCTTCGGCGGCGAGCGCGAGATGCACACCGTTACCTGCGCCAACTGTGGTAAGGAGGCCAAAGTGCCATTCCTGCCACGTGGCGACAAGCCGGTCTACTGCGACGACTGCTTCCAGCAGCAGCGCCGCTCGAGCCGCTGGTAATTTCTAGCACGCTCGGGTGACCATCAAGCGACGGGCCGCAGCTGCGGCCCGTCGCTTTTTCGTGCGCCTCGTGCAGCTCACGTACAGAGTGCTGTGACCTGCGTATCGTGTGTGCCTGCGGCGGCACGGCACGTATTATTGTGCCCCGATTCGATCGTGGCGTGTTGCACCAGGATCGAATCGGGGCACGATTGTAGCCAGACTATACTAAGCCTTCTTGGCGCTGGTCACTGGCGAGCTTGGCTCGCTGGCCATCGACTCGGCCTCGCGCTTGCTCTGCCAGATCGCCCAGATCAGCGCGCCCAGGCACAGCACCATGGCCCCGATCACGCCGAGGCTGAGCGACTGGCCGGGCACACGCACCGTCACCACAATCGGCGCGATGATCACCGCCACCAGGTTGATCACCTTGATCATCGGGTTGAGCGCCGGGCCGGCTGTATCCTTCAGCGGGTCGCCGACGGTGTCGCCCACCACGGCGGCCTTGTGCGGCTCGGAGTGCTTGCCGCCGTAGTTACCTTCCTCGATATACTTCTTGGCGTTATCCCAGGCGCCGCCGGCATTCGACTGAAACACGGCCATGAGCTGGCCCGAGAGGATGATGCCGGCCAGGAATCCGCCCAGAGCCTCAACGCCCAGCAGGAAGCCCACCAGCACCGGCACCATCACCGCGATCACGCCCAGGCTCACCAGCTCTTTCTGGGCCGCAGTGGTCGAGATGCTCACCGCGCGGGCGTAGTCGGGCAACACCTTGCCTTCCATCAGGCCGGGGATCTTGAACTGCCGGCGCACCTCGTTCACGATCTGCGAGGCCGCGCGCGCCACGGCGCGGATGGTCAGCGACGAGAACAGGAACGGCACCGCGCCGCCGATCAGCAGGCCGATGAACACCAGCGGCGAGGCCACATTGATGCCCGAGAGCGGCGTCTGGCCCAGCTGCTGCTGCATCTTGCCGGTGTCGGTGAGGAACGAGCCGAACAGCGCCACCGCCGCAATCACGGCCGAGCCGATCGCGATGCCCTTGGTGACGGCCTTGGTGGTGTTGCCCACCGCGTCGAGGTCGTCCATCACATTGCGGGCATTCTTATCGAGCCCGGCCATCTCGCCGATGCCGTTGGCGTTGTCCGAAATCGGGCCGAACGAGTCCATCGAGATCGTATTGCCGGTGAGCGACAGCATGCCGATGCCGGTGAGCGAGACGCCATACAGCACCGATGCGAACTGGATGGTCGGGTCGCTCGAGTAGCCGGCGAAGATCAGCACCGACGCCAGGATCGACATACCAATCACGATGATCGCCCACACGCTCGACTCCATGCCCAGCGCCAGGCCCGAGAGGATATTGGTGGCCGCGCCGGTCTGTGAGGCCCGGCTGGTCTCTTTGACCGGGCCAAAGTGCGTCGAGGTAAAGTACTCGGTCAGCTTATCGAGCACAATCGCCAGGATGATGCCCGAGAGCGTGGCCAGGAACGGGCGCCAATCGACCGCCC of the Candidatus Kouleothrix ribensis genome contains:
- the leuB gene encoding 3-isopropylmalate dehydrogenase; the encoded protein is MHAVITLLPGDGIGPDVVAEGVKALQAVGKRYGHSFELRQALLGGCAIDATGTALPEETLTIAQASDAVLLGAVGGPKWDNPEAKVRPEQGLLGIRKALGLYANLRPVVLHPRLIAASPLRPERLQGVDLLVVRELTGGIYFGEKRRETRDDGQEWALDTCTYTTGEIERVVRTAAELARGRRGKLTSVDKANVIETSRLWRSVTARVMREEFPDLQLEHILVDACAMYLISRPASFDVIVTENMFGDILTDEASMLAGSMGMLPSASLGAAAGSGRTRMGLYEPIHGSAPDIAGKGIANPLATILSVALMLRYSFGLAAEAAALEAAVYAAVDAGYVTSDIAAPGERTYSTSEVGSAVALQLAGA
- a CDS encoding YqhA family protein; translation: MARRIISGSRYLIIIAVVVIVLLATALLVYGAAQTYTLLTSIASGSAGKGTKAIVLAAIELVDLMLLATVLYVMAVGLYELFIDDELPLPAWLEIHNLDDLKDKLIGVVVLVMAVLFLGQLIGWDGQRDLLGFGGATALVIAALTYFSSQKKAKKSTALPKAETPTTKP
- a CDS encoding zinc-ribbon domain containing protein; its protein translation is MSYADKTLTCRDCGTQFVFTAGEQEFYAQKGFTNEPTRCPSCRQARKQGGGRSSGGYGDRDSYGGGGGYSDRDSYGGGGGYSSRRSSGGASRGGGFGGEREMHTVTCANCGKEAKVPFLPRGDKPVYCDDCFQQQRRSSRW
- a CDS encoding DUF2357 domain-containing protein — translated: MEIELNPYDPAALTPISEHQAVEFWCIARPGSLLVLEVGGQPLAPFLRPGEPAWRWRWNPGTATGLHQLELLVRDAGGAELRASWALRVLTRKIDQERYEALIDDLQRVAYRLVATLAGAGAEGATLEPGEPWQHSPLESYYLLFEARLDTFVQAVRRIAARPREQLQATRGRAPLGQAGTIDDQAIAELPRGQFDPAPAEVAAELQAALRPAGGALPRDLATTHGRPSTDTYEHRLLKQLLAQLARRARFVGGLATRAAARLAANEAYTGAPSTRRLRAEQIAQGCAAATRTLQQLRALPFLAEVRALPAFHGPTALLQRDASYREVYRMWQALRREPRLACDSPLFSLPIADLPHLYEVWCALELAQALLALGGEVREQSLVAERGSRDDNELEYVVALNERSPLLVIARGEQTLSLRYQPRYRPARGAAQQAGQLYALDRYTHVPDLAIELRGGDRAARVLLLDAKYRAEPAGHGVPPDALADAYTYLGAIGSGGRRATLGALILYPGTGPHERFASGVGTIALLPGHTGPLAALLTDWLPS
- a CDS encoding branched-chain amino acid transaminase gives rise to the protein MPIKPTKYIWFNGELVPWERATVHVMTHALHYGSSVFEGIRCYSTPKGPAIFRLGLHTRRLFDSAKIYRMELPFSAEQINQACKAVVRENGLQSAYLRPLVWRGYGELGVFPLKNPVEVMIAAVEWGTYLGADALENGVDVAVSSWSRVAPNTLPAMAKAGGNYLSSQLIVMEAVRHGHAEGIALDVNGNLSEGSGENLFVIRDGVIYTPPVTAALLPGITRASVITLARTLGYEVREQNLPREVLYLADEVFFTGTAAEVSPIRSIDGITIGAGKRGPITTAIQNAFFGLFNGATEDRWGWLDYV
- the leuD gene encoding 3-isopropylmalate dehydratase small subunit, whose translation is MDPITTFTAQIVALPLENIDTDQIIPAKYLKVTDKSGLGEGLFYAWRYNADGSPKPDFVLNRPDVQHAELLIAGNNFGCGSSREHAPWALQGYGFKAVISTYFADIFRNNALKNGLLPIQVDTETYYQLVSLFDEDPSTSVTVDLANQQVILPGGQAVGFPIDGFAKHCLLNGVDQLGFLLSEEAGIAAYEAAMPARVATVR
- the leuC gene encoding 3-isopropylmalate dehydratase large subunit, with protein sequence MSTPTTLFEKIWQTHIVRPETPETPAVLYIDLHLIHEVTSPQAFTELRQRGLKVRRPDHTLATMDHSTPTTPRGADGIIPVLDAQAAAQLNQLERNCSEFGIPLFALGSDKQGIVHVIGPEQGLTQPGMTIVCGDSHTSTHGAFGALAFGIGTSEVAHVLASQCLIQNKPKTMAIRVDGRLQKGVTAKDIILAIIAKIGVGGGTGHVVEYMGEAIGALSMEERMTICNMSIEGGARAGLVAPDETTFSYIAGRPYAPQGAAWEAALAQWRRLPSDAGATYDAEVTLDANTLTPMITYGTNPGMGVPITGNVPDPSALSDPSQRVALDKALRYMDLRPGQPMLGQKIDVVFLGSCTNSRISDLRQAAALIKGRKVADSVRMMVVPGSQQVKRQAEAEGLHVIFKEAGAEWREAGCSMCLAMNGEDILRSGQYALSTSNRNFEGRQGPGGRTFLASPITAAASAIAGAIADPRELMK
- a CDS encoding four helix bundle protein, translating into MSKKIMNHSDLEVYQRSFDIAMRIFESSKSFPKAETYSLTDQIRRSSRSVCANLAEAWRKRRYEKAFISKLSDSESEAAETQVWLSFCHRCGYMQRDEAKELYEAYNQVIRTLVGMINHPQTWIIGGESKAIYEEQASYGDPF
- a CDS encoding sodium-translocating pyrophosphatase; this encodes MGQLNQSQLYAVLVVLGIALLSLVYTFVLRAQILSQDKGTARMQEVWGFIKAGANAYLGQQFRTIVILIGVLTLVMAASVFVVPPTAEANEMFGANATTYVAVGRAIAFLMGSLFSYSVGFIGMNVAVEGNVRVAAASRKGYNPAMQIAYKSGSVTGMLCVGLGLLGGTLIFLVFGLAAPDALLGFGFGGSLIALFMRVGGGIYTKAADVGADLVGKVEAGIPEDDPRNAAVIADLVGDNVGDCAGMAADVFESFEVTLVSAMILGIVLGTASAAPNVPGSALRFVVFALLLRGIGVIASMIGNQFVRTDEKRRNAMAAMNRGYYLAAVIAVLGFVAITPFFMTDPTTGAVDWRPFLATLSGIILAIVLDKLTEYFTSTHFGPVKETSRASQTGAATNILSGLALGMESSVWAIIVIGMSILASVLIFAGYSSDPTIQFASVLYGVSLTGIGMLSLTGNTISMDSFGPISDNANGIGEMAGLDKNARNVMDDLDAVGNTTKAVTKGIAIGSAVIAAVALFGSFLTDTGKMQQQLGQTPLSGINVASPLVFIGLLIGGAVPFLFSSLTIRAVARAASQIVNEVRRQFKIPGLMEGKVLPDYARAVSISTTAAQKELVSLGVIAVMVPVLVGFLLGVEALGGFLAGIILSGQLMAVFQSNAGGAWDNAKKYIEEGNYGGKHSEPHKAAVVGDTVGDPLKDTAGPALNPMIKVINLVAVIIAPIVVTVRVPGQSLSLGVIGAMVLCLGALIWAIWQSKREAESMASEPSSPVTSAKKA